Sequence from the Sphingomicrobium clamense genome:
AAGGGCGAATATACCGGCCTGACCTCGAAGGCGCTGACCGCGCCCGACGGCAAGATCCGCATCCCGCTCAACGAGGAAGGCGAGGGCGGCAAAGGCCAGATCGAGGAATATCTTCGCGAGTATAATGGCGAGGGAATCCAGCATATCGCGCTGATCAGCGACGATCTCGTCGCCAGCTGGGACAAGCTCAAAGAGCTTGGCGTGCCGTTCATGACGGCACCGCCCGCCACCTATTACGACATGCTCGACGAGCGACTGCCGGGCCATGGCGAGGATGCCGAGGCGCTCAAGGCGCGGGGCATCCTGCTCGACGGCACTACCGAAGGCGGCCAGCCGCGCCTTTTGCTGCAGATCTTCGCCGAGGCGCAGGTCGGACCGGTCTTCTTCGAATTCATCCAGCGCAAGGGCGACGAAGGGTTCGGCGAAGGAAACTTCAAGGCACTGTTCGAAAGCATGGAACGCGACCAGATCGCGCGCGGCGTGCTCAAGGTCGAGGAGGATGCGTAATGGCTGACCACCCCGTCAAATTGGGCGGTGTCCACCACGCCGCCTATCGCTGCAAGGACGCCAAGGAAACGGTCGAATGGTATGGCCGCGTGCTCGGCATGGATTACACGACCGCTTTTGCCGAGGACCACGTGCCTTCGACCGGCGAGTACGATCCCTACATGCACGTCTTCCTCGATGCCGGTAACGGCAACATCCTCGCCTTTTTCGAACTGCCCAACCAGAAGGATATGGGCCGCGACGAGAACACGCCCGCCTGGGTCCAGCATCTCGCCTTCAAGGTCGGGAGCGAGGAAGAATTGCTCGCGGCGAAGAAACATATCGAGGCGCAAGGTATCGACGTGCTCGGCCCGACCCATCACGGCATTTTCAAGTCGATCTATTTCTTCGACCCCAACGGTCACCGCGTCGAACTCGCCGCCGATATCGGCACCGAAGAGCAATATGCCGAGTTGAAGCGCGTGGCACCGATGATGCTCGACGAGTGGAGCGAGACCAAGACGGCGCCCAAGCATGCCGACTGGCTCCACAAGATCGCGCGAGAAGCGCACGGGCTCGAAGACACCAGCGCCTGACGCGTCGGAACGGGTCTCGTCGCTCCCCTGTTGTCCCCCTGACGGAGGACATATGACGATCGACACGACCAACCCCGCCACCGGCGAGACGATCGCCAAGCATCAGGAACTCGACGACGCGGGTATCGAGGCTGCGCTCGATCGCGCGCGCACACAGGCGGAGAAGTGGCGCGCCGTTCCGGTCGATAAGCGCGGGCGAATGCTGAGATCGATCGGCGACGCGTTCGAGGCGCGCCGGGAAGTTCTGGCGCGCCAGACGACCCTGGAGATGGGCAAGACTTACAAGAGCGCGCTCGCCGAGGCCGACAAGTGCGTCTCCGCCTTCCGCCATTTTGCAAAGCATGGCCCGTCTATGCTCGCACCCGAGACTTACGAATTGACCAGCGGAGGCCGCGCCGAGACTCGCTGGCAGCCGCTCGGCCCCGTGCTCGCGGTCATGCCGTGGAATTTCCCGATGTGGCAGGTGGTCCGCTTCCTCGTCCCCTGCATCCTCGCCGGCAATGTCGGGCTATTGAAGCATGCCAGCGTCACCATGGGCGTGGGCGAGATGCTCGACGAAGTAGTGCGCGAAGGTGGCGCACCGGGCGGGCTGTTCCAGAACCTGGTCATTTCTTCGGATAAGGTTGCGGGCATCATCGCCGACGATCGCGTCAAGGCGGTGACGCTCACGGGGAGCGAGGGCGCGGGCAGCATGGTCGGCGAGGCCGCCGGCAAGGCGCTCAAGAAGGTCGTCCTCGAACTGGGCGGCTCCGACCCCTTCATCGTGATGCCCAGTGCCGATCTCGACGACGCCGTCTCCACCGCGGTCAAGGCGCGCATCCAGAATACGGGCCAGTCCTGCATCTGCGGCAAGCGGATGATCGTCCACGCCGATATCCATGACGAGTTTCGCGACCGCTTCATCGCCGCGATGAACGATGTCGTCGCGGGCGACCCGTTCGATGACGCGACCGACATGGGCCCGCTTTCGAGCATGGACCAGCTGGAGACGGTCGAAAAGCAACTG
This genomic interval carries:
- a CDS encoding VOC family protein; amino-acid sequence: MADHPVKLGGVHHAAYRCKDAKETVEWYGRVLGMDYTTAFAEDHVPSTGEYDPYMHVFLDAGNGNILAFFELPNQKDMGRDENTPAWVQHLAFKVGSEEELLAAKKHIEAQGIDVLGPTHHGIFKSIYFFDPNGHRVELAADIGTEEQYAELKRVAPMMLDEWSETKTAPKHADWLHKIAREAHGLEDTSA
- a CDS encoding NAD-dependent succinate-semialdehyde dehydrogenase; this encodes MTIDTTNPATGETIAKHQELDDAGIEAALDRARTQAEKWRAVPVDKRGRMLRSIGDAFEARREVLARQTTLEMGKTYKSALAEADKCVSAFRHFAKHGPSMLAPETYELTSGGRAETRWQPLGPVLAVMPWNFPMWQVVRFLVPCILAGNVGLLKHASVTMGVGEMLDEVVREGGAPGGLFQNLVISSDKVAGIIADDRVKAVTLTGSEGAGSMVGEAAGKALKKVVLELGGSDPFIVMPSADLDDAVSTAVKARIQNTGQSCICGKRMIVHADIHDEFRDRFIAAMNDVVAGDPFDDATDMGPLSSMDQLETVEKQLAAAKEAGATLHGGDVPSRGGAYIEAGVLEHVPLDSDVAREEIFGPIAMLFRADDRDDALRIANATPYGLGAAVFSGDAEEADWFAERIESGMVAINQMLASDPAAPFGGIKLSGHGRELSRHGLHEFMNLKTVLLDCDYSRNARCRSRVIGVRI